The Thermosynechococcus sp. CL-1 genomic interval CTATATTCCCGGAATTGGCCACAACTTGCAGGAGCACTCTGTGGTCATGATTCGCGGCGGTCGGGTTAAAGATTTGCCCGGTGTGCGCTACCACATTATCCGTGGCACGTTGGATACCGCCGGCGTCAAAGACCGTAAACAAGGTCGCTCCAAGTATGGTGCCAAGCGTCCCAAACCCGGTGAGGCTGCTGCTACCGGCAAGAAGAAATAATTTCCGTTCTCCTATCTCCTTGAGTCCACCCTTGAAATCTTAAACTTCACTAGAGCAAACAGCAAACACCTATGTCTCGTCGCACTCGCGCTCAAAAACGGCCTACTGCCCCTGATCCCGTCTATAACAACGTGCTGGTGAATATGTTAATCCAGCGGATTATGCTCAATGGCAAAAAATCCCTTGCCAGCCGCATTGTCTATGACGCGATGAAAACCGTACAGGAGCGCACCGGCGAGGATGCTCTGCAAATTTTTGAGCGGGCAGTAAAAAATGCAACGCCCCTAGTGGAAGTGAAAGCCCGCCGTGTGGGGGGTGCCACCTACCAAGTGCCGATGGAAGTTCGTCCCGATCGCGGCGTCGCCTTGGCTTTGCGCTGGTTAGTGCAATTTTCTCGCAAACGAGCCGGTCGTTCGATGTCCGCCAAGCTGGCTAATGAATTGATGGATGCCGCCAATGAAACCGGCAGCACCATTCGTAAACGGGAAGAAACCCACAAAATGGCAGAAGCCAACAAGGCCTTTGCCCACTATCGCTACTAAACCGTCACACGGTTCAAGAGTTGGATACAATTATTTAAGAATTCTAACGTAATGCAACAAACAAGGAGGTAGCTGTGGCACGGACGACCCCGCTAGAGCGAGTGCGAAACATCGGGAT includes:
- the rpsL gene encoding 30S ribosomal protein S12; protein product: MPTIQQLIRQERELLKKKTKSPALKSCPQRRGVCTRVYTTTPKKPNSALRKVARVRLTSGFEVTAYIPGIGHNLQEHSVVMIRGGRVKDLPGVRYHIIRGTLDTAGVKDRKQGRSKYGAKRPKPGEAAATGKKK
- the rpsG gene encoding 30S ribosomal protein S7, with protein sequence MSRRTRAQKRPTAPDPVYNNVLVNMLIQRIMLNGKKSLASRIVYDAMKTVQERTGEDALQIFERAVKNATPLVEVKARRVGGATYQVPMEVRPDRGVALALRWLVQFSRKRAGRSMSAKLANELMDAANETGSTIRKREETHKMAEANKAFAHYRY